The proteins below are encoded in one region of Paenisporosarcina cavernae:
- the rsbW gene encoding anti-sigma B factor RsbW has protein sequence MRPFDYVEIRVPAKPQYVGVARLTISGLASRIGFTYDDIEDLKIASSEAITNAVQHAYADVNEGEVVVGCALYEDKIEIMVADHGKSFNFEETKQKVGPYHEQQEVEFLREGGLGLYLIETLMDEVKVHHQEGVTVFMTKYVGDEQVEENVETISS, from the coding sequence ATGAGACCATTCGATTATGTAGAAATTCGTGTTCCTGCCAAACCTCAATATGTAGGTGTAGCACGATTAACGATTTCCGGACTAGCGAGCAGAATTGGATTTACGTATGACGATATTGAAGATTTAAAGATTGCTTCAAGTGAGGCGATTACGAATGCAGTACAACATGCTTATGCGGATGTAAATGAAGGTGAAGTAGTTGTAGGCTGTGCTCTTTATGAAGATAAAATTGAAATTATGGTAGCTGATCATGGGAAAAGCTTTAATTTCGAAGAAACGAAACAAAAAGTTGGCCCTTACCACGAACAACAAGAAGTGGAATTCCTTCGAGAAGGTGGCCTTGGACTTTACTTAATTGAGACATTAATGGATGAGGTGAAGGTACACCACCAAGAAGGCGTAACGGTCTTTATGACAAAATATGTCGGTGATGAGCAGGTGGAAGAAAATGTCGAAACTATCTCCTCCTGA
- a CDS encoding STAS domain-containing protein (This anti-anti-sigma factor, or anti-sigma factor antagonist, belongs to a family that includes characterized members SpoIIAA, RsbV, RsfA, and RsfB.) yields MNIEVKIFQENENAEVRIAGEIDAFTAPILREKLAEVDVNENLQATLNFEEVNYMDSTGLGVIVAFFKNVNAHGGKVTLTGLSSRLKRLFDITGLGEIMNIDDQQKGGND; encoded by the coding sequence ATGAATATAGAAGTTAAAATTTTTCAAGAGAATGAGAATGCTGAAGTTCGTATTGCAGGAGAAATCGACGCTTTTACCGCGCCAATTCTTCGTGAAAAGTTAGCAGAAGTAGATGTGAATGAAAATCTTCAAGCAACACTAAATTTTGAAGAGGTAAATTATATGGATAGTACGGGTCTAGGAGTGATTGTTGCTTTTTTCAAAAATGTGAATGCACATGGTGGAAAAGTAACGTTAACTGGACTGTCATCTCGATTGAAACGTCTTTTTGACATCACGGGATTAGGCGAAATTATGAATATAGACGATCAACAAAAAGGTGGCAACGACTAA
- a CDS encoding STAS domain-containing protein, producing MNLRIPILKLKDVLIVSIQWELDDQTALQFQEDLLNKMHETSARGVVIDLTPIDFIDSFIAKVLGDVISMSGLMGAKVVITGIQPAVAITLIELGIRLEDVMTALDLENGLEKLQRELEV from the coding sequence GTGAATTTAAGAATACCAATTTTAAAATTAAAAGACGTTTTGATTGTGTCCATTCAATGGGAGTTAGATGATCAGACTGCTTTGCAATTCCAAGAGGATTTATTGAATAAGATGCATGAAACGAGTGCTAGAGGAGTAGTAATCGATTTAACTCCTATCGATTTCATCGATTCTTTCATTGCAAAAGTTTTGGGAGACGTTATTAGCATGTCAGGTTTGATGGGTGCGAAAGTCGTCATTACCGGAATTCAACCTGCAGTTGCAATAACATTAATTGAACTAGGTATTCGACTAGAAGATGTAATGACTGCTCTTGATTTAGAAAATGGTCTGGAAAAACTCCAAAGAGAATTGGAGGTCTAG
- a CDS encoding type II toxin-antitoxin system PemK/MazF family toxin, translating into MNVKRGDVFFADLSPVIGSEQGGTRPVLVIQNDIGNRFSPTVIIAAITAQIQKAKLPTHVEIDAKKYGFERDSVILLEQLRTIDKSRLTDKITQLDDEVMEKVDEALEISIGLVKF; encoded by the coding sequence TTGAACGTTAAACGAGGAGACGTCTTTTTTGCAGATTTGTCACCAGTGATCGGGTCAGAGCAAGGTGGTACGAGGCCCGTTCTGGTGATTCAAAATGATATTGGCAATCGATTTAGTCCGACGGTGATCATTGCTGCTATCACAGCGCAAATTCAAAAAGCAAAGTTGCCAACACATGTAGAGATAGATGCAAAAAAGTATGGCTTTGAACGGGATTCCGTCATACTGTTGGAACAATTGCGAACGATTGATAAATCACGTCTAACAGACAAAATCACACAATTAGACGATGAAGTGATGGAAAAAGTAGATGAAGCGTTAGAAATTAGCATCGGCTTAGTCAAATTTTAA
- a CDS encoding PP2C family serine/threonine-protein phosphatase produces MNQIIHPFLEVFVYQEAKEGNDESGDAYFTFMNEEYFICAIADGLGNGPGARRSSEIIPQILEEYHHESIDSLLLRSNEQMFQKRGAAVAIVKVDFKEKTIAYSCVGNIKFYLTHQTDEKMVYPLPVMGYLSGRPTKIHTQTYKYQPGDLFLMHSDGVVLNNPRTLLRNSRGANDLHQTLIQTIEHGDDATFIAGSLLQ; encoded by the coding sequence ATGAATCAAATTATACATCCTTTTTTAGAAGTGTTTGTTTACCAAGAGGCAAAGGAAGGAAATGACGAGTCGGGTGATGCGTACTTCACGTTCATGAATGAAGAATATTTCATTTGTGCAATTGCTGATGGATTAGGCAATGGACCAGGAGCAAGAAGATCTTCTGAAATCATTCCTCAAATACTGGAAGAGTATCATCACGAATCAATTGATAGTCTTCTTTTGCGTTCAAATGAACAGATGTTCCAAAAACGTGGTGCTGCTGTAGCTATTGTAAAAGTGGATTTTAAAGAAAAGACGATTGCTTATAGTTGTGTTGGGAATATTAAGTTTTACTTAACGCATCAAACAGACGAAAAGATGGTCTACCCTCTTCCTGTTATGGGGTATTTATCAGGTCGACCGACAAAAATTCATACACAGACCTATAAATACCAACCTGGTGATTTGTTTTTAATGCATTCGGATGGTGTCGTATTGAACAACCCTAGAACTCTTCTGCGGAATAGTAGAGGGGCAAATGACCTTCATCAAACGCTGATTCAAACGATTGAACATGGTGACGATGCCACGTTTATTGCAGGAAGCTTACTTCAATAA
- a CDS encoding RNA polymerase sigma factor, with the protein MDVLDAAMRLPEDYRIPLLLKYMDGWKEREIADMLSLNINTLKSRLTKAKALMREAYGEG; encoded by the coding sequence ATCGATGTACTCGATGCCGCGATGCGTCTACCTGAAGACTACCGTATTCCTCTCTTGCTTAAATACATGGACGGCTGGAAGGAAAGAGAGATTGCGGACATGCTGTCACTCAACATCAACACCTTAAAATCCAGGCTGACGAAAGCAAAAGCATTGATGCGCGAAGCTTATGGAGAGGGATAA
- a CDS encoding RsbT co-antagonist protein RsbRA, with protein sequence MNRKMAHFINDNIDEILEKWLVQMKDDSEERFFHIMSDDVIERTSREFAELMVSNLFDSEKHYENRLNEFTQKVVRFGWSISFVLKGITNFSTIVYQEMEKEKVITEENIKDYLDIFTDWITPMRDGIVETYAKTWERTVQLQKIALQELSASLIPVFDKISVMPLVGTIDTERAKLIMENLLEGVVKYRSEVVLLDITGVPVVDTMVAHHIIQAADAVRLVGAKCMLVGIRPEIAQTIVALGINLRDFTTTSTLQRGMEEALAWTNRQIVEVEEA encoded by the coding sequence ATGAACAGGAAAATGGCACATTTCATCAATGATAATATAGATGAAATTTTAGAAAAATGGTTAGTGCAAATGAAAGATGATTCAGAGGAACGTTTCTTTCATATAATGTCCGATGATGTAATTGAACGTACAAGTCGAGAATTTGCAGAGTTAATGGTTTCCAATCTTTTTGATTCGGAAAAACATTATGAAAATCGGTTAAATGAATTTACGCAAAAAGTGGTTCGCTTTGGTTGGTCGATTAGTTTTGTATTAAAAGGGATCACGAATTTCTCTACTATTGTGTATCAAGAGATGGAAAAGGAAAAAGTAATCACGGAAGAGAACATTAAAGACTATTTGGATATTTTCACAGATTGGATTACGCCAATGCGAGACGGCATTGTCGAAACGTATGCGAAAACATGGGAACGTACGGTTCAACTGCAGAAAATTGCATTGCAAGAACTTTCAGCTTCCCTTATACCAGTGTTTGATAAGATTTCTGTCATGCCCTTAGTCGGTACGATTGATACGGAACGTGCGAAGTTAATCATGGAAAATTTATTAGAAGGCGTAGTGAAGTATCGTTCGGAAGTAGTCTTGCTTGATATCACTGGTGTACCTGTTGTTGATACGATGGTTGCGCATCATATTATTCAAGCTGCAGATGCAGTACGTTTAGTCGGTGCGAAGTGTATGTTAGTAGGAATTCGTCCAGAAATTGCACAAACAATTGTTGCGTTAGGTATCAACTTACGTGACTTTACGACAACGAGTACCCTTCAACGTGGAATGGAAGAAGCGTTAGCATGGACAAACCGTCAAATCGTGGAGGTGGAAGAAGCGTGA
- a CDS encoding ribonucleoside-diphosphate reductase subunit alpha — MKTHTLFRSEEQLKQRFTAEQLDDFWRVSKRWKIRHPQGAEDAWQQAMILEALSLLDERNPHYTFVAASLYEQQLYHQVAASRGVEVDHVHQVFAREANRLAAKGLYQAEVVSSFTQQELTEMSTWLDRSRNQLFTYIGLKTLVDRYVTRDFNRQVVELPQERWLMIAMTLHRHETEHRLEKIKEAYWALSNLYMTVATPTLANAGKPNGQLSSCFIDTVDDSLQGIYDSNTDVATLSKYGGGIGVYMGKVRSRGSSIRGFKNASSGVVPWIKQLNNTAVSVDQLGQRQGAIAVYLDAWHKDILAFLDLRLNNGDERLRAHDIFTGICLPDLFMEKVEAREDWHLFDPYEVRTVMGFSLEDSYDEFDGRGTFRTRYEACVAHPELTRDTVPAIEIMKRVMKSQLETGVPFHFYRDEVNRQNPNSHAGMIYSSNLCTEIMQNMSATTFQSTAIEDDVIVTKRIPGDFVVCNLSSIHLARAVEDDVLERLIPVQVRMLDNVIDLNELPVPQAKRTNQRYRGIGLGTFGWHHLLVKKGIRWESKEASKFADELYEQIAWLTIKASADLAEERGTYPLFEGSDWETGAYFGKRGYTEEKWKQLKEQVATTGIRNGYLMAVAPNSSTAIIAGTTASIDPIFQKVYSEEKKDYKIPVTAPDLNEETTWYYKSAYYIDQHWTIRQNAARQKHIDQSISLNFYVQNTIQAKELLALHLDAWKSKMKSTYYVRSTSIELIDCDSCSS, encoded by the coding sequence ATGAAGACTCACACACTTTTCCGTAGTGAAGAACAATTGAAACAGCGGTTTACTGCTGAACAACTTGACGATTTTTGGCGTGTCTCTAAGCGCTGGAAGATTCGTCACCCGCAAGGCGCGGAGGACGCCTGGCAACAAGCTATGATCTTAGAAGCCCTCAGCTTACTCGATGAACGAAACCCACACTATACCTTTGTAGCAGCCAGTCTCTATGAACAACAACTGTATCACCAGGTGGCAGCTTCACGAGGGGTTGAAGTCGATCATGTTCACCAGGTCTTCGCACGAGAAGCAAATCGGTTGGCAGCGAAAGGGCTCTATCAAGCAGAAGTCGTTTCGAGCTTCACTCAACAAGAACTCACGGAGATGAGCACCTGGCTCGATCGATCGCGCAACCAACTATTCACCTATATTGGATTGAAGACGTTAGTCGACCGTTACGTGACGCGTGATTTTAATCGGCAAGTAGTCGAGCTTCCACAAGAACGCTGGCTGATGATTGCCATGACATTGCACCGACACGAGACAGAACATCGCCTTGAAAAGATCAAAGAAGCTTACTGGGCACTCAGTAATCTCTATATGACAGTTGCGACGCCCACTCTTGCGAATGCAGGGAAACCAAATGGTCAGCTGTCGAGCTGCTTTATTGATACCGTCGATGATAGCTTACAAGGCATTTACGACAGCAATACCGACGTCGCCACGTTATCAAAGTATGGTGGTGGGATAGGTGTATACATGGGCAAAGTGCGTAGCAGAGGTTCGAGCATCCGAGGGTTCAAAAATGCATCGAGTGGTGTTGTGCCATGGATCAAACAACTGAACAACACCGCAGTCAGTGTGGATCAACTGGGTCAGCGTCAAGGGGCTATTGCAGTCTACCTCGATGCATGGCATAAAGATATTCTCGCGTTTCTTGATCTCCGCCTCAACAACGGTGACGAGCGACTTCGGGCACATGATATCTTCACAGGCATCTGTCTACCTGACCTCTTTATGGAAAAAGTAGAAGCACGAGAAGACTGGCATTTGTTTGACCCTTATGAAGTGAGAACTGTCATGGGATTTTCTCTTGAAGACAGCTATGACGAGTTCGATGGCCGAGGCACATTTCGCACGAGGTATGAAGCGTGTGTTGCTCATCCTGAATTGACGCGTGACACCGTGCCGGCTATAGAAATCATGAAGCGCGTGATGAAGAGTCAGCTCGAAACCGGCGTGCCATTTCATTTTTACCGAGACGAAGTGAACCGTCAGAATCCTAATTCACACGCGGGGATGATTTACTCAAGCAACCTTTGTACAGAAATCATGCAGAACATGTCGGCCACCACGTTTCAGTCGACAGCCATTGAAGACGATGTCATCGTAACGAAACGCATTCCAGGAGATTTTGTGGTGTGTAACTTGTCGTCGATCCATCTGGCTCGGGCAGTTGAAGATGATGTACTGGAGCGCTTAATTCCAGTCCAAGTTCGCATGCTCGACAATGTCATTGATTTGAATGAACTACCCGTCCCACAGGCGAAGCGGACAAATCAGCGTTATCGCGGCATTGGGCTGGGCACATTTGGGTGGCATCATCTGCTTGTGAAGAAAGGAATTCGTTGGGAGTCAAAAGAAGCGTCAAAGTTTGCGGATGAACTTTACGAGCAAATTGCATGGCTGACCATCAAAGCCTCTGCCGATCTAGCAGAAGAACGAGGGACGTATCCTTTATTTGAAGGGTCCGACTGGGAAACAGGTGCCTACTTCGGGAAAAGAGGATATACAGAAGAGAAGTGGAAGCAACTGAAAGAACAAGTGGCGACAACAGGAATACGTAACGGCTATTTAATGGCGGTGGCTCCGAACTCCTCAACAGCCATCATTGCAGGAACAACAGCAAGCATTGACCCGATCTTCCAGAAGGTCTACTCCGAAGAAAAGAAAGATTACAAGATTCCCGTCACCGCACCGGACTTGAATGAAGAGACGACATGGTATTACAAGTCAGCGTATTACATTGACCAGCACTGGACGATTCGTCAAAATGCCGCTCGTCAGAAGCATATCGACCAAAGTATATCTTTAAACTTTTACGTTCAAAACACGATTCAAGCGAAAGAACTGTTGGCTCTTCACCTAGATGCTTGGAAGAGCAAGATGAAATCCACATACTATGTACGATCCACATCCATCGAACTGATCGATTGTGATTCGTGTTCAAGTTAA
- a CDS encoding ribonucleotide-diphosphate reductase subunit beta — translation MTLAKRVLLDETAPNRSTGIVNGESSNILNWDDVRFRWAYPKYKKMLGNFWTPFEINMSQDIRQFPELSQDERESFLKIIGLLALLDSVQTDFAGKVADYLTDSSLSALMIILAQQEVIHNHSYSYVLSSLVSDAEQKKVFDYWRTEESLKSRNRFVVSGYQAFAEQPTVEGLLDAVIYDVILEGLFFYSGFAYFYHLARHQKMVATSTMINYINRDEQLHVDLFVKIYQTLLDEHPHLDTAEQRAKVTATFREAAELEIDWAYEVIGSKIEGLDVDDVEEYIRFMANVRCNQLGAEKPYPQVRQNPLRWIKAYEEVDLGKTDFFEQKSRQYVKVNVADNGFDEL, via the coding sequence ATGACACTAGCAAAACGAGTACTACTCGATGAAACGGCACCCAACCGTTCGACAGGTATTGTGAACGGAGAATCTTCAAATATATTGAACTGGGATGATGTTCGGTTTCGCTGGGCGTATCCTAAATACAAAAAGATGCTCGGGAATTTCTGGACACCGTTTGAAATCAACATGAGCCAAGATATTCGCCAGTTTCCAGAGCTTTCACAAGATGAACGTGAATCGTTCTTGAAAATCATTGGGCTTCTTGCATTGCTCGATAGTGTGCAGACAGACTTCGCAGGGAAAGTAGCGGACTATCTGACGGATTCTAGTCTTTCCGCCCTCATGATTATCTTGGCCCAACAAGAAGTCATCCATAACCATTCGTATTCGTATGTGTTATCGAGCCTTGTGAGTGATGCGGAACAGAAAAAAGTCTTTGATTACTGGCGAACGGAAGAAAGTTTGAAGTCTCGAAATCGTTTTGTGGTATCAGGCTATCAAGCGTTTGCGGAGCAACCGACCGTGGAAGGATTACTTGATGCGGTGATTTACGATGTCATCTTGGAAGGGCTATTCTTCTATTCAGGGTTTGCGTATTTTTATCACTTGGCACGTCATCAGAAGATGGTGGCGACCAGTACGATGATTAACTACATCAATCGAGATGAACAACTGCACGTGGATTTATTCGTGAAGATCTATCAAACACTTTTAGATGAACACCCTCACCTCGATACAGCGGAACAACGCGCGAAAGTGACAGCGACATTTCGAGAAGCAGCCGAGCTTGAAATTGATTGGGCATATGAAGTGATAGGTTCAAAGATTGAAGGTTTAGATGTAGACGATGTCGAAGAATACATTCGATTTATGGCGAATGTCAGATGCAATCAACTGGGTGCAGAAAAACCGTATCCTCAAGTGAGGCAAAATCCCCTGCGCTGGATCAAAGCTTACGAAGAAGTGGACCTTGGCAAGACGGACTTCTTCGAGCAGAAATCGCGACAATACGTCAAGGTGAATGTGGCCGATAACGGTTTTGACGAACTATAA
- a CDS encoding IS91 family transposase — translation METNILKLIFFDQHRHWEKFIQKHGTRVRPVVLKEVKKFEGCGKVVNGFKLFVCEGCHETKKVAYRCKGRFCTTCSVGESEEWSRILANEVIQVNHRHVIFTIDEGLRDVFLLHPHLLKELMDEAARIIKDFFWKKAKIEPGIISGIHTFGSQVNFNPHVHMLVSMGGINLKGEYVDYNFIPFAMLRKQWQTVVLKLIRRNLDAREKRQVQSRLQAAYNNNKDGFYVHAPKQKGKVQEQLRYIGRYMRRPAIGLNRIVAYDGEMVTFSYKDKTDGLEKTEIVTVEEFITRLIRHIPDEQFKTIRHYGMYARNRKAKVKALLTKWQKEVKKWFVKTGAKIRKRNWREKFLVNNQPDPLVCPKCENHFVFKGEVCLQEGVLTIRVALCDNTKKYLERMINYLTSQQGSKEEKGQFA, via the coding sequence ATGGAGACTAACATTTTAAAACTCATATTTTTTGACCAACATCGTCATTGGGAAAAATTTATTCAAAAGCACGGAACGCGTGTAAGACCGGTGGTCTTAAAAGAGGTAAAAAAGTTTGAAGGATGTGGGAAGGTCGTAAATGGTTTCAAACTCTTCGTCTGCGAAGGTTGTCATGAGACCAAAAAGGTAGCCTATCGTTGTAAGGGGAGATTTTGTACCACCTGTTCTGTTGGTGAGAGTGAAGAATGGAGCCGTATCCTAGCCAATGAAGTAATTCAGGTCAATCATCGCCACGTCATCTTTACCATTGATGAGGGCTTGAGAGATGTGTTTCTATTGCATCCTCATTTACTTAAAGAGTTGATGGATGAGGCCGCTCGAATCATCAAAGATTTCTTCTGGAAAAAGGCAAAGATTGAACCAGGTATCATATCGGGTATTCATACATTTGGTTCGCAAGTGAACTTCAATCCCCATGTCCATATGCTTGTCAGCATGGGAGGCATCAATCTAAAAGGAGAATATGTGGACTACAACTTCATCCCGTTCGCGATGTTAAGGAAACAATGGCAGACCGTCGTACTGAAGCTAATTCGAAGAAATCTGGATGCTAGAGAGAAGAGACAAGTCCAATCGAGACTGCAGGCTGCCTACAACAATAACAAGGACGGCTTCTATGTGCATGCGCCAAAACAGAAAGGTAAAGTTCAAGAACAGTTACGCTACATAGGACGTTATATGCGACGACCTGCGATTGGTCTCAATCGGATCGTGGCATATGATGGAGAGATGGTTACTTTCAGCTATAAGGACAAGACCGATGGTCTTGAAAAGACAGAGATTGTGACAGTCGAAGAGTTTATCACGAGATTGATCCGTCATATTCCTGATGAACAGTTCAAGACGATTCGTCATTATGGCATGTATGCAAGAAACCGAAAAGCGAAGGTAAAAGCTCTACTTACAAAATGGCAAAAAGAGGTCAAAAAATGGTTTGTGAAGACTGGAGCTAAGATCCGTAAGCGTAACTGGCGTGAAAAGTTTCTCGTAAACAATCAGCCAGATCCTTTGGTGTGCCCAAAATGCGAAAACCATTTCGTGTTCAAGGGAGAGGTCTGTCTACAGGAGGGTGTACTGACGATAAGGGTGGCGTTATGCGATAATACAAAGAAATACTTAGAGAGGATGATTAATTATCTCACCAGTCAGCAAGGGTCGAAAGAAGAAAAAGGCCAGTTCGCCTAA
- a CDS encoding transcriptional regulator yields the protein MNKNRKTKEVIVRLPRNYATDISSLNNAVSQEEYVYISTKKVINQVEPNLIREAMMRGYVEMSHINLTLASESLHLEYEAEHTWERLVSGG from the coding sequence GTGAATAAAAACAGAAAAACAAAGGAAGTCATTGTGCGTCTTCCAAGAAACTATGCAACGGATATTAGCTCATTGAACAACGCCGTGAGCCAAGAAGAGTATGTTTATATTTCGACAAAAAAGGTAATTAATCAAGTGGAACCAAATCTTATACGAGAAGCGATGATGCGTGGATACGTAGAAATGTCCCACATCAATTTAACGCTTGCAAGTGAAAGCTTGCACTTAGAGTATGAAGCAGAGCATACGTGGGAGCGTCTCGTAAGCGGAGGATGA
- the sigB gene encoding RNA polymerase sigma factor SigB, with protein MSKLSPPEHESKEQILEWIKAYQENEDDEAQTKLVLNYKRLVESIARKYSNGKSYHEDIVQVGMLGLLGAIRRYDPSFGRTFEAFAVPTIIGEIKRFLRDKTWAVHVPRRIKELGPRIKAAVETLTTELQRSPKVYEIAEFLQVDEDDVLEAMEMGKSYQALSMDHSLESDSDGSTVTLFDVIGQADDGYEKTDQRMLVANALSVLSEREKEVIQYTYIEQLSQKEAGEKLGISQMHVSRLQRKAIKKLQDAILAAGGAS; from the coding sequence ATGTCGAAACTATCTCCTCCTGAACATGAGTCAAAAGAACAAATCCTTGAATGGATTAAAGCATACCAAGAGAATGAAGATGACGAAGCCCAAACGAAGTTAGTATTAAACTATAAACGTTTAGTCGAGTCAATCGCACGTAAATATTCGAACGGTAAATCCTATCATGAAGATATTGTTCAAGTCGGAATGCTTGGTCTATTAGGTGCAATCCGACGGTACGATCCAAGTTTTGGAAGAACATTTGAAGCTTTCGCCGTTCCGACGATTATTGGTGAAATCAAACGGTTCCTTCGAGATAAAACTTGGGCAGTTCATGTTCCAAGAAGAATTAAGGAGCTTGGACCTCGTATCAAGGCTGCGGTTGAAACGTTAACAACAGAACTGCAACGATCACCTAAAGTGTATGAAATTGCAGAGTTTTTGCAGGTCGATGAAGACGATGTATTGGAAGCAATGGAGATGGGGAAATCCTACCAAGCGCTTTCGATGGACCATTCTTTAGAATCTGATTCAGATGGTAGTACGGTTACATTGTTTGATGTTATTGGACAAGCAGACGATGGCTACGAGAAAACAGATCAACGTATGTTGGTCGCAAATGCATTGAGTGTTCTATCTGAGCGTGAGAAGGAAGTCATACAATATACATACATCGAACAACTTAGTCAGAAAGAAGCCGGTGAAAAACTCGGAATCTCGCAGATGCATGTATCCAGATTACAACGGAAAGCAATTAAAAAATTACAAGACGCAATATTAGCAGCTGGTGGTGCTTCGTAA
- a CDS encoding anti-sigma regulatory factor → MVHRSSVEILTEWDIVAARQLGRNEAKEVGFGTVDQARITTAISELARNIYLYAGKGKIEIERVSESGLQGIIIIASDEGPGIPDVRKVMEDGFSTSGGLGAGMPGVKRLMDDFKVDTVLGEGTVIKATKWLR, encoded by the coding sequence ATGGTACATCGGTCTTCTGTTGAGATTTTGACCGAGTGGGATATTGTTGCCGCTAGACAACTGGGACGTAATGAAGCGAAGGAAGTAGGTTTCGGTACAGTCGACCAGGCAAGGATTACGACAGCAATTAGTGAACTCGCTCGAAACATTTATTTATATGCCGGCAAAGGCAAAATTGAAATTGAACGCGTTTCAGAAAGTGGATTACAAGGCATTATCATCATCGCCTCAGATGAAGGCCCAGGAATTCCAGATGTACGAAAAGTGATGGAGGATGGATTTTCTACCTCCGGCGGTCTCGGTGCTGGAATGCCAGGTGTTAAACGCTTAATGGATGACTTTAAAGTGGATACGGTCCTCGGTGAAGGAACTGTCATTAAAGCTACAAAATGGCTTAGATAG
- a CDS encoding PP2C family protein-serine/threonine phosphatase gives MPQEVERQYKEILRQYVMRQTEQNLYAGQNFSRQLIKKNIAPEEVISIHKSALEEMFPDLPLNVWHSFDLLIEMMIRYGLAHREHQSLLEKQEEMKVEMDLAANVQETLLKTRVPNVERLDIGLISVPAKKMNGDYIYFLSDNEKHAGVAVADVIGKGIPAALCMSMVKYGMDSFHDLNANPKVVLDVINRIVEKSVTDDMFISMFYGRYNVDDSTFTYASAGHEPALFYDSEKGEFRELHAKGLLLGVVPNVDYQQYDVKMEVGDFVVMMTDGVTECRSDDGFIEQETITKMIEKMKDQPAQKIVDQVFVELEKMQHFELRDDFTLVIFKRVS, from the coding sequence TTGCCTCAGGAAGTAGAAAGACAGTATAAAGAGATTTTACGTCAATATGTCATGAGACAAACGGAACAAAACCTTTATGCGGGTCAAAATTTTAGCAGACAATTGATTAAGAAGAACATTGCACCTGAAGAAGTTATTAGCATACATAAGTCTGCTCTAGAAGAAATGTTTCCTGATTTGCCGCTCAATGTTTGGCATTCATTCGATTTGTTGATAGAAATGATGATTCGTTACGGCTTAGCCCATCGCGAACATCAAAGTCTGTTAGAAAAACAAGAAGAAATGAAAGTGGAAATGGATCTTGCAGCGAATGTTCAAGAAACATTATTAAAAACGAGAGTGCCCAATGTCGAACGATTAGACATTGGGTTAATCTCCGTTCCTGCAAAAAAGATGAATGGCGATTACATTTATTTCTTAAGCGACAATGAAAAACATGCTGGTGTTGCGGTGGCGGACGTCATCGGTAAAGGAATTCCAGCAGCTCTTTGCATGTCCATGGTCAAATACGGAATGGACAGTTTTCATGATTTAAATGCAAATCCAAAGGTAGTCCTAGATGTTATTAACCGAATTGTGGAAAAAAGTGTGACGGATGATATGTTTATTTCTATGTTTTATGGGAGATACAATGTAGACGACTCCACATTCACATATGCTTCTGCTGGACATGAGCCGGCCCTTTTTTACGATAGTGAAAAAGGAGAATTCCGTGAATTGCATGCGAAAGGTTTATTGCTAGGGGTTGTACCTAACGTAGACTACCAACAGTATGACGTGAAAATGGAAGTGGGAGACTTCGTTGTGATGATGACAGACGGAGTAACCGAGTGTCGTTCAGATGATGGATTCATTGAACAAGAAACCATCACTAAAATGATTGAAAAAATGAAGGATCAACCTGCTCAAAAAATCGTGGACCAAGTGTTCGTTGAATTGGAAAAAATGCAGCATTTTGAACTTCGAGATGATTTCACGCTTGTCATTTTTAAACGAGTTTCGTAA